One part of the Halopenitus persicus genome encodes these proteins:
- a CDS encoding MogA/MoaB family molybdenum cofactor biosynthesis protein, with amino-acid sequence MTDGSHDHHSHDDQHDHSHDDQHDHSHDDDHHQHDLDQLEISVVTISSSRSLDEDATGDRLVSILEEAGHEVTVRELVPDDFDRVQGTVNRLVGRGDVDAVITTGGTGVTPDDVTPEAVRPLFEKSLPGFGETFRRLSFAEVGTKTIGSRATAGIADGAPVFCLPGSTDAVRLGLEDVILPEIGHLAGLARRDDDEADADADDADADADDADANAPDSSTTARTDENPATDADSSGP; translated from the coding sequence ATGACCGATGGCTCTCACGACCACCACTCCCACGACGACCAGCACGACCACTCCCACGACGACCAGCACGACCACTCCCATGACGACGATCACCACCAGCACGACCTCGATCAGCTCGAGATCTCGGTCGTCACGATCTCGAGTTCGCGCTCGCTGGACGAGGACGCGACCGGCGATCGCCTCGTGTCGATCCTCGAGGAGGCCGGCCACGAGGTGACGGTTCGGGAACTGGTCCCGGACGACTTCGACCGCGTCCAGGGCACGGTCAATCGGCTCGTCGGGCGGGGCGACGTCGACGCCGTCATCACGACCGGCGGAACCGGAGTCACCCCGGACGACGTCACGCCCGAGGCGGTCCGACCGCTCTTCGAGAAGTCCCTGCCGGGGTTCGGGGAGACCTTCCGCCGGCTCTCGTTCGCGGAGGTCGGAACGAAGACGATCGGGTCGCGGGCGACGGCCGGGATCGCCGACGGCGCGCCGGTCTTCTGTCTGCCGGGATCGACCGATGCGGTCCGACTCGGCCTCGAGGACGTGATCCTGCCCGAGATCGGCCACCTGGCAGGACTGGCGCGACGAGATGACGACGAAGCGGACGCCGATGCGGACGATGCGGACGCCGATGCGGACGATGCGGACGCCAATGCACCGGACTCGAGCACGACCGCGAGGACCGACGAGAACCCAGCCACGGACGCCGACTCGTCGGGTCCCTGA
- a CDS encoding DUF2240 family protein — protein sequence MSLRTAVAAPFRQQGRNRLGEGEFVVALSLDRDWFSPDQAKRLVDVAAGRGLLDREDDDLVPAFDVDAVEVPEGFVPDESILREQSTFERALEAAVDAGVDKRTAVAAINERQRGLEITIEAAAVLYANEQGVDVGPLAADVREDLLAGDGEDGDDGDGEREDGDGGDGDRGDGDRDGGDGSRDGTPAAEGVA from the coding sequence ATGAGCCTACGGACCGCCGTCGCGGCCCCGTTCCGCCAACAGGGACGGAACCGGCTCGGCGAGGGCGAGTTCGTCGTCGCCCTCTCGCTGGACCGGGACTGGTTCTCGCCCGACCAGGCCAAACGCCTCGTCGACGTCGCCGCCGGGCGCGGGCTGCTCGACCGGGAGGACGACGATCTGGTCCCCGCGTTCGACGTCGACGCCGTGGAGGTCCCGGAGGGATTTGTCCCCGACGAGTCGATCCTCCGGGAGCAGTCCACCTTCGAGCGTGCGCTCGAGGCGGCCGTCGACGCCGGCGTGGACAAACGAACCGCCGTCGCCGCGATCAACGAACGCCAGCGCGGCCTCGAGATCACGATCGAGGCCGCCGCGGTCCTGTACGCCAACGAGCAGGGCGTGGACGTCGGCCCCCTCGCCGCGGACGTCCGGGAGGACCTCCTGGCCGGGGATGGCGAGGACGGAGACGACGGGGACGGTGAGCGAGAGGATGGAGACGGCGGAGATGGAGATAGAGGGGATGGAGATAGAGACGGCGGAGACGGATCCCGCGACGGGACCCCGGCCGCGGAGGGGGTCGCCTGA
- the cas6 gene encoding CRISPR-associated endoribonuclease Cas6, producing the protein MRLLIRLEAQANAVYDHAAHHQLRGRIWRALEGTEFTDLHDADRPIGLCFSNIFPWGDITEGEQRNVLVSATDPDLLRAVSAGLAQDPAFNVGEMPFEVAEITPLSPDVGEPGTRGTIESGTGLLVRIPPWRLDDYDIDPDGDGAVFWRPKHSMKPLQTQIQQNLDKKHDLFCPEELPGPTDREGNLFSEYELIKTFALPLEVTQGEERTVILSKWRFKYEVRDEHHRRHLNLALDAGLGERNALGLGFINIEEDSKVGPREALQAQEGVQ; encoded by the coding sequence ATGCGGCTGCTGATCCGGCTCGAGGCCCAAGCAAATGCGGTCTATGACCACGCTGCTCACCACCAGCTTCGAGGCCGGATTTGGCGCGCTCTCGAGGGGACTGAGTTCACTGACCTCCATGACGCGGACCGTCCGATCGGACTGTGTTTCTCGAACATATTTCCGTGGGGTGACATCACTGAAGGAGAACAGCGGAACGTGCTCGTCTCAGCGACGGACCCGGATTTGTTACGAGCTGTTTCCGCAGGACTCGCGCAGGATCCAGCATTCAATGTCGGGGAGATGCCGTTTGAAGTGGCTGAGATCACGCCTCTCTCTCCCGACGTTGGCGAACCGGGAACGCGAGGGACGATCGAGAGCGGGACCGGTCTTCTCGTCCGTATCCCACCCTGGAGGCTCGATGACTACGACATCGATCCCGACGGCGACGGCGCCGTGTTCTGGCGACCGAAGCACTCGATGAAACCGCTTCAAACACAGATCCAACAGAACCTCGATAAGAAACACGACCTATTCTGCCCGGAGGAGCTTCCAGGTCCGACCGACCGGGAAGGAAACCTGTTCAGCGAATACGAGCTAATAAAGACCTTCGCACTGCCGCTGGAAGTGACGCAAGGCGAGGAACGGACGGTCATACTCTCAAAATGGCGATTCAAGTACGAGGTTCGCGACGAACACCATCGCCGCCATCTGAACCTGGCACTGGACGCCGGGCTCGGAGAAAGGAACGCCCTAGGGCTGGGCTTCATCAATATCGAAGAAGACTCGAAAGTCGGTCCCCGGGAAGCACTACAAGCCCAGGAGGGAGTTCAGTGA
- a CDS encoding PAS domain S-box protein: protein MELTRDQYQEIVRTLADGILIVDESGEILYESPAVQRLTGYAPDERTVEHVFEHVHPEDERAVREAFADVIESEAETVVTAEFRFRHRNGSWVWLETRVSTQRATTAGGYIVRVSDVTEAKAREEYLERTTARLEALFENSPDMIDLHTSDGTIVDVNRQFCEAFDQPKSELVGRKVWEIDREIGPDGLREIWDGMDVGDRTEVETTFETGDGTRFPVEVHLTRLPANDGDRFVVISRDITEQKQRLQEIRSLKNRLELAVEGANLGVWDWNMRTDTVEFNDQWAEMLGYELDDLESHLDAWETRVHPDDIAAVTDALEAHRRGETDYYDTTHRMRTADGGWKWIRDLGRIVERDADGDPVRAVGIHLDIDDSKRYQRELERKTEELENLTTRLEDQYRTLFEEAPVMAVVTRTENGRPVIEDCNNQFADTLGIDPDALVGTELADFYTADSVTSLIEDGGYADALNGEFTTEPRELVTADGEVVETRLRAVPRRNAAGEVVGTLAMYIDVTERETVKRANERLEEFASIVSHDLRNPLNVATGHLQLARETGDGADPHLAAVERAHGRMEALIEDLLTLAREGEAVAETDAVDLAALAGACWQTVETADATLVIEGDRTVVADEGRLKQLFENLMRNSVEHGGPEVTVTVGGLEDGFYVEDDGPGIPDADRSAVFEAGFSTNVGGTGFGLSIVQRIAEAHGWNVRVTESEAGGARFEITGVELASG from the coding sequence ATGGAATTGACAAGAGACCAATATCAGGAGATCGTGCGGACCCTCGCCGACGGGATCCTGATCGTGGACGAGTCGGGCGAGATTCTGTATGAAAGCCCGGCCGTGCAGCGTCTCACCGGATACGCGCCGGACGAGCGGACCGTCGAACACGTGTTCGAGCACGTGCATCCCGAGGACGAGCGGGCCGTCCGCGAGGCGTTCGCCGACGTCATCGAGTCCGAGGCGGAGACCGTCGTCACCGCCGAGTTTCGCTTCCGACACAGGAACGGGTCGTGGGTCTGGCTCGAGACGCGGGTGAGCACCCAGCGGGCGACGACGGCCGGCGGATACATCGTGCGTGTGAGCGACGTCACCGAGGCCAAGGCGCGCGAGGAGTATCTCGAACGGACCACGGCCCGCCTCGAGGCGCTCTTCGAGAACTCCCCCGACATGATCGACCTCCACACCAGCGACGGGACCATCGTCGACGTGAACCGGCAGTTCTGCGAGGCGTTCGACCAACCGAAGTCGGAGCTCGTCGGACGGAAGGTCTGGGAGATCGACCGGGAGATCGGACCGGACGGGCTGCGGGAGATCTGGGACGGGATGGACGTCGGCGACCGGACCGAGGTCGAAACGACGTTCGAGACCGGGGACGGGACGCGGTTCCCAGTGGAGGTGCACCTGACTCGCCTGCCGGCGAACGACGGCGACCGGTTCGTGGTCATCTCGCGGGACATCACCGAGCAAAAACAGCGGCTCCAGGAGATCCGGTCGCTCAAGAACCGGCTCGAGCTCGCCGTCGAGGGGGCGAACCTGGGCGTCTGGGACTGGAACATGCGGACCGACACGGTCGAGTTCAACGACCAGTGGGCCGAGATGCTCGGCTACGAGCTGGACGACCTCGAGTCACACCTCGACGCGTGGGAGACGCGCGTCCATCCCGACGACATCGCCGCGGTCACGGACGCACTCGAGGCGCATCGGCGAGGAGAAACGGACTACTACGACACCACGCACCGAATGCGAACCGCCGACGGCGGGTGGAAATGGATCCGGGACCTCGGCAGGATCGTCGAGCGGGACGCGGACGGTGACCCGGTTCGGGCGGTCGGGATCCACCTCGACATCGACGACTCCAAGCGTTACCAACGGGAGCTCGAGCGGAAGACCGAGGAGCTTGAGAACCTGACGACCCGGCTCGAGGACCAGTATCGGACGTTGTTCGAGGAGGCGCCCGTGATGGCGGTCGTCACGCGAACCGAGAACGGCCGGCCGGTCATCGAGGACTGCAACAACCAGTTCGCGGACACGCTGGGGATCGACCCGGACGCGCTCGTCGGAACCGAACTCGCGGACTTCTACACGGCCGATTCGGTAACGTCGCTGATCGAGGACGGCGGCTACGCGGACGCCCTGAACGGGGAGTTCACAACCGAGCCACGGGAGTTGGTCACCGCCGACGGGGAGGTCGTCGAAACGCGGTTGCGGGCGGTCCCGCGGCGGAACGCGGCCGGCGAGGTCGTCGGCACGCTGGCGATGTACATCGACGTGACCGAACGCGAGACGGTCAAGCGAGCCAACGAGCGCCTCGAGGAGTTCGCGAGCATCGTCTCACACGACCTGCGAAATCCGCTGAACGTCGCGACGGGCCATCTCCAACTGGCACGCGAGACCGGTGACGGTGCGGATCCGCACCTGGCGGCGGTCGAGCGCGCCCACGGCCGGATGGAGGCGCTCATCGAGGACCTGCTCACGCTGGCGCGGGAGGGCGAGGCCGTCGCCGAGACCGATGCGGTCGATCTCGCAGCCCTGGCCGGGGCCTGCTGGCAGACCGTCGAGACGGCCGACGCCACGCTGGTCATCGAGGGCGATCGTACCGTGGTGGCCGACGAGGGGCGGCTCAAACAGCTGTTCGAGAACCTGATGCGAAATTCAGTCGAGCACGGCGGCCCCGAGGTGACCGTGACGGTCGGCGGCCTCGAGGACGGGTTCTACGTCGAGGACGATGGACCGGGGATCCCCGATGCGGACCGCAGCGCGGTCTTCGAGGCGGGGTTTTCGACGAACGTCGGCGGAACCGGGTTCGGCCTGAGCATCGTCCAGCGGATCGCCGAGGCCCACGGCTGGAACGTCCGCGTGACCGAGTCCGAGGCGGGTGGCGCACGATTCGAGATCACCGGCGTCGAGCTCGCGTCCGGGTAG
- the cas8b gene encoding type I-B CRISPR-associated protein Cas8b/Csh1 has protein sequence MALYGVLAVAESGGELYTTSSKLDPFVDEGRLITVDVDLTGEAPTMEGFERQPLREDDVPKLAYSHKSSGRGAKYSLTQIGSKNGNDANGVASTIIGRVRSWTGQDRVQSVTGDDGHPDGWIIDALADLFEKDTDSLGSLKEDIVSRLPADESIPTALTIRFRVDTTEIEGPDDRGIDWIHPADIDVLNAAMRRYATGNAADKNIDSGASEGDAVGVVTGDEEHVVGTPESPLGIFSVKHPDAQPALRKQESWRNYPVSEDVAMLFSKGQDLIDACVHRNGGIETYTLPYFAGELTAEKAQLLYRAIDGLRNPDDDETETPPMARVTYRLQDSDDETIRDLAKTELRFYMITMPISDDKNVIAEEPAADTYWLTTLADALVDTRQGPTLDPERGGFIPHKGWPLLDLPTKRDQGRKVAYGLITGHEFTNSTFAYRDEEGDDFRRIVDHRIIAGTPIEASVLFGEYLDRYDDASEGGDSPPVPLIAQQLVQLEALSRAGLLDGLDVPIEPDQHMTSLTDSNIDMTEVSQIRTQRFNSFLERPLFDATARRAAAVAGVLVGQISWHQENERGVGRPLDSKTAGDELTKNGLENALTSALEKAKVYAHDSEYERDVLFPETVDELLETTEEMPTKWDIDKRELRFCYVLGHAHGRRSMPVAFDLKKDDNQGGAAEEQPAD, from the coding sequence ATGGCTCTGTACGGGGTACTGGCCGTCGCCGAAAGTGGCGGAGAGCTCTATACAACCTCGAGCAAGCTTGATCCGTTCGTCGACGAAGGACGTCTCATCACCGTTGATGTCGATTTGACCGGAGAGGCACCGACTATGGAAGGGTTTGAGCGCCAGCCGCTTCGAGAAGATGACGTTCCGAAGCTGGCGTACTCACACAAATCCTCCGGGCGCGGGGCAAAATATAGCCTCACACAGATCGGGTCGAAAAACGGTAACGACGCCAACGGTGTCGCGAGTACGATAATCGGCCGTGTTCGCTCCTGGACGGGGCAAGACCGAGTTCAGAGCGTAACTGGTGACGACGGCCATCCGGATGGCTGGATCATCGATGCGCTCGCTGACCTTTTTGAGAAGGATACAGACAGCCTCGGATCCCTCAAGGAGGATATCGTTTCGCGTCTTCCAGCTGATGAGTCCATCCCGACGGCTCTAACGATCCGGTTCCGCGTCGATACCACCGAAATCGAGGGACCGGATGACCGCGGTATCGACTGGATCCATCCGGCTGATATCGACGTCCTCAATGCAGCGATGCGCCGGTACGCAACTGGTAACGCTGCCGATAAAAACATCGACTCTGGTGCATCGGAGGGAGATGCTGTCGGCGTCGTCACAGGCGACGAAGAGCACGTCGTCGGGACACCGGAAAGTCCTCTTGGGATTTTCTCGGTCAAACACCCGGACGCCCAACCGGCCCTACGCAAACAAGAATCCTGGCGAAACTATCCGGTTAGCGAGGACGTTGCGATGTTGTTCTCGAAGGGTCAGGACCTGATCGACGCCTGTGTCCACCGTAACGGCGGTATAGAGACGTACACACTGCCTTATTTCGCCGGTGAGCTCACTGCCGAAAAAGCGCAGTTGCTCTATCGAGCGATCGATGGCCTTCGGAATCCCGATGACGACGAGACGGAGACGCCACCGATGGCTCGCGTCACATACCGGCTCCAAGATAGCGACGACGAGACGATACGTGACCTCGCAAAGACCGAGCTTCGGTTCTATATGATCACGATGCCGATTAGCGATGACAAGAACGTCATCGCTGAGGAACCGGCCGCCGACACGTATTGGTTAACCACGCTGGCTGATGCGCTCGTCGACACCAGGCAGGGACCGACTCTGGATCCGGAGCGTGGCGGCTTTATCCCGCATAAAGGGTGGCCGCTACTGGATCTCCCGACGAAACGCGATCAGGGGCGAAAGGTTGCGTATGGGTTGATCACCGGCCACGAATTCACGAATTCAACCTTCGCGTACCGCGACGAAGAGGGCGATGATTTCCGGCGGATCGTCGACCATCGCATCATCGCTGGTACTCCGATCGAAGCGTCGGTACTCTTCGGAGAGTACCTCGATCGATATGATGATGCCAGCGAAGGCGGTGACTCCCCACCTGTCCCACTAATCGCACAGCAGCTGGTCCAGCTGGAGGCTCTTTCACGAGCTGGCCTTCTGGATGGCCTTGACGTTCCCATCGAACCAGACCAACACATGACTTCACTCACGGACAGCAACATCGATATGACGGAGGTATCGCAAATTCGAACACAACGGTTCAACTCCTTTCTGGAACGACCACTCTTCGACGCAACGGCTCGACGTGCAGCGGCCGTTGCAGGCGTGCTCGTCGGCCAGATAAGCTGGCATCAAGAAAACGAGCGGGGGGTTGGTCGTCCATTGGATTCGAAGACAGCGGGCGACGAGCTCACGAAAAACGGGCTCGAAAATGCCCTCACGTCCGCCCTCGAAAAAGCCAAAGTCTACGCACACGATTCGGAGTACGAGCGCGACGTCCTCTTCCCGGAAACGGTTGATGAGCTCCTCGAGACGACCGAGGAGATGCCGACGAAATGGGACATCGATAAGCGCGAACTTCGGTTCTGTTACGTGCTTGGTCACGCCCACGGGCGTCGATCGATGCCAGTCGCATTCGATCTGAAAAAAGACGATAACCAGGGCGGTGCGGCCGAAGAACAGCCCGCTGACTAA
- a CDS encoding 30S ribosomal protein S8e yields the protein MKDQGRSTRKRTGGRLRPAHDKKRHQLGREAAETTVGEPRFQYIDARGTDEKVRALSTNVAQVSVDGETVSAEIENVVENPANVNYVRRNIITKGAIIETSEGRARVTSRPGQTGLVNAVAVDE from the coding sequence ATGAAGGACCAGGGACGCTCCACGCGGAAGCGAACGGGCGGTCGACTGCGACCCGCACACGACAAGAAGCGCCACCAGCTCGGCCGGGAGGCCGCCGAGACGACCGTCGGCGAGCCCCGCTTCCAGTACATCGACGCGCGCGGCACCGACGAGAAGGTCCGCGCCCTCTCGACGAACGTCGCGCAGGTCTCCGTCGACGGCGAGACGGTCTCGGCCGAGATCGAGAACGTCGTCGAGAACCCCGCGAACGTGAACTACGTCCGCCGGAACATCATCACCAAGGGCGCCATCATCGAGACCTCCGAGGGTCGCGCCCGCGTCACCTCCCGTCCGGGCCAGACCGGCCTCGTGAACGCGGTCGCCGTCGACGAGTAA
- the purS gene encoding phosphoribosylformylglycinamidine synthase subunit PurS produces MTAYTATVTVRLKRGVLDPEAETTKRALERLGFELEDLRSADRFEIDLEADDADAAAERAGEMAERLLANPTIHDYEVTVADR; encoded by the coding sequence ATGACCGCCTACACTGCGACCGTCACCGTCCGGCTCAAGCGGGGCGTGCTCGACCCCGAGGCCGAGACGACGAAGCGGGCGCTCGAACGGCTCGGGTTCGAGCTCGAGGACCTCCGGTCGGCCGACCGGTTCGAGATCGACCTGGAGGCCGACGACGCCGACGCGGCCGCCGAGCGCGCCGGCGAGATGGCCGAGCGCCTGCTCGCGAACCCGACCATCCACGACTACGAGGTCACGGTCGCGGACCGATGA
- the cas7b gene encoding type I-B CRISPR-associated protein Cas7/Csh2 translates to MTTPNRSEILFVYDAQDCNPNGNPIGDNRPRRDPDTGQGIVTDVRLKRYIRDQLLDDGFDIYVKKLNGESRTRTTLVKDVLEDVDDADDIEDVSDIGKKFLDAATDVRYFGATLSFESSDDEEDEAFRQALSDSFPNNFQGPVQFLPSKSLNEVEENEEYDSLTSVISTGEENRQGGFDLDDKRIKYGIFPFWGLVDNNNAAATNLSEDDVQRLDTLCWRALKNQTTSRSKLGQEPRLYIRVEYSEEDFHIGGLQNLLDLAGESEQPLRSVSDITVDASDLLEALADVSDRIKTIHVLGDRRLTIDTGSVTVSADDFGEVLSEDGYDVHEIDVIEERDLAN, encoded by the coding sequence ATGACGACACCAAACCGCTCGGAGATCCTCTTCGTGTACGACGCACAGGACTGCAACCCTAACGGTAACCCCATCGGTGATAACCGCCCTCGCCGTGACCCGGACACGGGACAAGGAATTGTCACGGATGTCCGTCTCAAGCGGTACATTCGGGACCAACTCCTCGATGACGGCTTCGACATCTACGTGAAAAAGCTCAATGGAGAATCCCGAACCAGGACGACGCTCGTTAAAGACGTCTTAGAGGACGTCGACGACGCCGACGATATCGAAGACGTCTCTGACATCGGAAAGAAATTCCTTGACGCTGCGACCGACGTTCGCTATTTCGGCGCAACACTCAGCTTCGAATCGAGTGACGATGAAGAAGACGAGGCGTTCCGGCAGGCTCTTAGCGACTCATTCCCGAACAACTTCCAAGGACCGGTTCAGTTCCTCCCCTCAAAGTCGCTGAATGAAGTCGAAGAAAACGAGGAATACGACTCACTGACGAGCGTCATTTCGACCGGCGAAGAGAACCGCCAAGGCGGCTTTGATCTCGATGATAAGCGCATCAAATACGGGATCTTCCCATTCTGGGGGCTTGTGGACAACAACAACGCTGCGGCGACGAATCTCTCGGAAGACGACGTTCAACGGCTGGATACGCTGTGTTGGCGGGCCTTGAAAAACCAGACGACGTCGCGGTCGAAACTCGGCCAGGAGCCGCGGCTCTACATACGGGTAGAGTATTCGGAGGAAGACTTCCATATTGGCGGCCTGCAGAATCTGCTCGATCTCGCCGGAGAAAGCGAACAGCCGCTCCGATCCGTGTCCGACATCACCGTCGATGCGTCCGATCTCCTCGAGGCGCTTGCGGATGTCTCCGATCGTATCAAGACCATCCACGTCCTTGGTGATAGACGCCTCACAATCGACACAGGATCCGTGACCGTCTCTGCTGATGACTTCGGCGAAGTGCTCTCGGAAGACGGCTATGACGTCCACGAAATCGACGTCATCGAAGAGCGTGACCTCGCAAACTAG
- the cas5b gene encoding type I-B CRISPR-associated protein Cas5b, producing MTPHIDGDGVPDRCLSFTIRSTWGHFKRVGRSVTKQTYRIPPRTTVAGLLAAIVGVDRDSYYDVFQSDSSAIAITPLADLRTINVPTTGLGTDPGQDVTQTSGHWRSYQITYQDTTKDRQLHAYEVLADPVYRIDVAVEDTSFHKSLRDHLKNGTSVYPPSLGKSEYLATIEDVTIDANPTHKPNADAIDSIVPVSLSETVPQPGVSYGVERSPAIMEAEQGGRRTTRFDDYVFTKRSDKRVKVADKADLTPVQVGDRNVVFR from the coding sequence ATGACCCCACACATCGACGGTGATGGCGTTCCGGACCGCTGTCTGTCCTTTACTATTCGGTCCACGTGGGGACATTTCAAGCGGGTTGGACGCAGTGTTACGAAGCAGACATACCGTATTCCGCCACGAACGACGGTGGCCGGGCTGCTGGCAGCGATCGTCGGAGTGGACCGGGATTCCTACTACGACGTCTTTCAGAGCGACAGCTCCGCGATCGCCATTACGCCACTTGCGGATCTCCGAACGATCAACGTTCCGACAACAGGACTCGGAACCGACCCAGGACAAGACGTCACACAAACGAGTGGTCATTGGCGGTCGTATCAGATCACCTACCAAGATACAACGAAAGACCGGCAACTCCACGCCTATGAGGTGCTTGCGGATCCTGTGTACAGAATTGACGTTGCGGTTGAGGACACATCCTTCCATAAATCCCTACGAGATCACCTCAAAAACGGGACTTCGGTGTACCCACCAAGTCTCGGGAAATCGGAATATCTCGCGACCATCGAAGACGTCACGATCGACGCCAACCCGACCCATAAGCCGAACGCCGATGCTATCGATTCGATCGTCCCGGTGTCGCTATCGGAGACAGTGCCACAACCCGGCGTGTCCTACGGTGTGGAACGGTCGCCAGCCATTATGGAGGCCGAACAGGGCGGTCGACGGACGACCCGGTTCGACGATTACGTGTTCACCAAACGCAGCGACAAACGGGTGAAAGTTGCTGATAAAGCTGATTTGACGCCCGTTCAGGTCGGAGATCGGAACGTCGTGTTCCGGTAG